The DNA sequence ATGCGTAACAAATAAAACATCGGTCAAGGAAACCTGAACTTTACCTTATTTTTCTTATGTGTAAGGTTAATTACCCTGTACTGGTAATCGCTAACGCTACAAAATCTTCACCTTATTTAAAGATTTGGTGTAGTGGAACCGATCGATTTAGTTTGCGTCAAACAGTTTGAGCTATAAATTTAACACAGCACCCTTCCAAATTACACTTAAATTAGTTAGGTTAGTTAGTTACGCAATGAAACTCACTCTTTTTTCCGTCGCTATTTTATTAACTCCCATGTGGTTCGCCGCTGCAGCACAAGCGTACAGTCCCCAGGACTTGGAGCAACTCAAGCAAACTAGGGCGTGTCCTCGATGCGACCTCAGTGATGCACCCCTAAGTCAACTAAATTTAAGTGGCGCTAACCTCCGAGGCGCTAATCTCACTCGTGCTAATTTATCGCAAAGTAATCTTACAGGAGCTGACCTCAGTGGTGCAAATTTGGATGTTGCCGATCTACGTGGTGCTAACTTAACCAATGCTACGTTAACTGGAGTTAATCTCAGAACGGCAAATCTAGAAAATGCGAACTTAACTTTTGCCGGTTTCATTGCTGCTAATCTAGAAGGAGCGAGTCTCCGAGGTGCAAGAATGTTAATTACTAACTTCCGAGGCGCAAAGTTTAGACTCACAACCATGCCTAACGGCGTCGTTACACCCGATCGCCGTTATTGGTAAAGAAGGTCTCAGTATATATACTGAGATTATGTATACAAAAAAGCAAGAAAATATAAACTTCCTGTTATTGCGTTTCCAAGTTCGGGATTAATGAGCGAAGAACAGACTTGGTGACGCAATGAAAATTCTACAATTAGTAACAATTTCAACGGCAGCTATCTCGCTGGTAACAGGGTTTACTCCTGCAATCGTTGCTCAAGATGCTGATTATGTTTGTTACATGACGACCAAATCAGGTCGGACCCTAGATTTGTCTGCATCTGTGTGTAAGCTGGACGCATCGACTCAATTAGCAAAAGCAACAAGTGGCGTAGGAAGCGATCGCGCTTTTATTGCAGACTACAAGCGCGCCGTCATGAGCTATCCCCAACTTCGAGATAAATTATTGGCAAGCGTCGAGCGATCGCCTGAAGCAAGTATCATGCAGGCAAAAAGTATATGCGACGAGCTGGAAGTCGGGCTGACATTAGAAGATATCATCTACCATCGCACTGAAGGCACTACGAATACAGTAGATACTGTGAATTCATCAGTAATTGCCACTTTAGCGACAAAACACTACTGTCCTCAATTTAGTAGTCCATCATCAGCACCTCGGTAGTCGGTCTATGCTTGTATGAGCATACTTACAGATAAATTATTACTTGAACGATTCTTTATCATGGGGGAATAGGTAATTACGAATTACTGCATCGATGCTCAGCCGCATAAAAGAGTTAGCAACTGAACTAGCACCCCGTCTGATTGAAATTCGCCGCCATATTCACATTCATCCAGAATTGAGTGGTCAAGAGTATCAAACAGCTGCTTTCGTTGCTGGAGTTTTATCATCTTTTGGAATTCACGTACAAGAAGGCGTAGGAAAAACCGGCGTTGTCGGAGAGGTGCAAGGAGGTGGTCGCGATCCTCGCTTACTCGCAATTCGTACGGATATGGATGCTTTGCCAATACAAGAGCGTACTGGTTTGGAATATGCTTCGCGGACACCAGGGATTATGCACGCTTGCGGTCATGACGTCCACACGACAGTCGGACTAGGTACTGCGATGGTTTTATCGCGCATCGCTGAAGAATTGCCAGGCAATACCCGATTTTTGTTTCAACCAGCCGAAGAAATCGCCCAAGGTGCTAACTGGATGGTAGCTGATGGGGTAATGGAAGGCGTTTCGGCAATTTTTTCACTTCATGTTTTTCCTTCGATTCCTGCGGGTTCAGTGGGAATACGCTATGGAGCCTTGACCGCTGCGGCGGATGAGTTGGAAATCATTATTATTGGCGAATCAGGACACGGCGCGCGACCGCATGAAGCTATTGATGCGATTTGGATTGCCGCGCAAGTCATAACAACTCTACAACAAGCTATCAGCCGCACGCAAAACCCATTACACCCGATTGTCTTAACGATTGGTCAAATTCAAGGTGGCAGAGCGCCGAATGTGATTGCAGATCAAGTAAAGTTACTAGGAACCGTGCGATCGCTCCATCCTGAAACCCGCGCTAAACTTCCGCATTGGATTTCGCAGATGGTTGCGAATGTTTGCCAAAGCTACGGCGCGCGGTGTGAAGTGAAATATAATCTCGGCGTGCCAGGCGTGAATAATGATTTGTCACTCGCACAACTGATGCAGACTGCGGCGGAAGAAGCCTGGGGAAGCGATCGCGTGCAAATTTTACCTGAACCATCGTTGGGTGCAGAAGACTTTTCGGTTTATCTCGAAAAAGCGCCTGGTGTGATGTTTCGTTTAGGCGTAGGCTACCCAGACCGCAGTGTGAATTACCCACTACACCATCCACAATTTGAAGTAGACGAAACAGCAATAGTTACTGGAGTGGTCACCCTAGCATACACTGCCTGGAAGTATTGGCAACACAACAATGGCTTTTCTGAAGATTAACCGAGGAAAGATAGAGGGTAGAAGGAGAAGGGTAATAATTGTATTTTTACTCTACCTTCACGGTTGTAAGCTCCTAAATTTATTGCAAAAATATGAGTTTTGAGACGCGCAATGCTAAAAGTGCTGAGAATAAGGCATTGCCGCGATCGCACAATTTCTGACTTCTAAGCGCCGTCTTCCACAAGAAGGATGCTGCTTTTCTGTGCAATTGGTAATCTATCAATCATTGAGTAGATAACGACGAATCAGCTATGCCATCAAATACACCATTGCAAGGCACCGATTTAGTAGACTGTGCCAGAGCTAATGCTAAGCAAGGAATCGAGACTGCGGCTTATCAATGCGGCTATGGTGAAGATGTGAATGCATTTGCGAAAGCACTCAAAACCGCTTGCGAGCAAATGAATCTCCAAGTTAAGGAATTGAGCGAACTCATCGACGAGCAAGAAATGCCTTTACAGTTAGGAGGTGAAGTTGTTGCTCCTGATACGCCATCTGAGCTATGAACAACTTCTAGATTTGCAAAATGACGCGAGCTAAGTTGAAGTAAATCAAGACACCCAGTACATCCACCGCCGTCGTAATAAAAGGTGCAGACATCAAGGCGGGGTCTAAGCCCAGTAAGCGAAACAAAAACGGTAATGCTGAACCCGAAACTGAAGCCAGAACCGAGATAGCGACTAAACTTATCCCAACCGCGATCGCGACTAACCAACTTCCTTGCAAAAAGTAGCTCCAAACAGTAGTAATGCTCCCTAGCATTGTCCCTAGTAAAGCTCCGGCGATCGCTTCGCGTACTATGACTTGCAACGATCCTAAGGTTTTAATTTCATCGGTATTCATTCCTCGGATAACCACAGTAGAAGACTGCGCGCCAACATTTCCACCTGTACCAGTTAGCAAGGGAATAAAAGCCGCTAGCGTGACTACTTTTTGTAAAATTTCTTCTTCAGACCTGATAATCGTTCCAGTAACGGTGTTGGTTAAAAGTAGTACAAACAACCAAACTACGCGCTTGCGGGCAACGGTCAGTAAATCAGTTTGAAAATAATTGTCTCCCCCTGATTGAACGCCGCCGCCCAATGCATAAATATCTTCTGTAGTTTCTTGCTCTAAGATGTCAATTACGTCGTCAACTGTTACAATTCCTACAAGACGCTGTTCGCGATCGACGACAGGCACCGCTAAAAAGTCATAGCGTTGAATTAACCTCGCTACTTCTTCCTGGTCGGTATCAGTATAAACAAACACAACTTCACGCGTCATAATTTCGCCAATCGTTTGCTGCGGCTGTGCGGTGACGAGTTCTCGTAGCGACAAAATTCCAGTTAAGCGCCGCGCAGCATCGGTGACATAAAGATAGTAGATTGTCTCAGTCGCATTTGCTAGAAGGCGAATTCGCTCTAGGGCTTGCGTGGCAGTAAAGTTTTCTTTTAGCGAAATGAGTTCAGGTGTCATGATCCGCCCAGCCGTACCCGCTTCATAACCCAATAGCTGAGCAGTAGCTTGACGTTCTTCAGGACTCAGTTGTTCTAAAAGGCGAGTCACGAATTTTGCCGGTAATTCATCAAACAACTTGGCGCGATCGTC is a window from the Chroococcidiopsis sp. TS-821 genome containing:
- a CDS encoding DUF732 domain-containing protein — its product is MKILQLVTISTAAISLVTGFTPAIVAQDADYVCYMTTKSGRTLDLSASVCKLDASTQLAKATSGVGSDRAFIADYKRAVMSYPQLRDKLLASVERSPEASIMQAKSICDELEVGLTLEDIIYHRTEGTTNTVDTVNSSVIATLATKHYCPQFSSPSSAPR
- the mgtE gene encoding magnesium transporter, producing MTETNNLSLFQDVSRTSLRELIQNQLRSLLEQGDLQQAKAILEPVQPADIAEAIEGLPKAMQAIAFRLLSKSEAIEVYEYLDSGVQEALIVEFKSQEVLDIVDKMSPDDRAKLFDELPAKFVTRLLEQLSPEERQATAQLLGYEAGTAGRIMTPELISLKENFTATQALERIRLLANATETIYYLYVTDAARRLTGILSLRELVTAQPQQTIGEIMTREVVFVYTDTDQEEVARLIQRYDFLAVPVVDREQRLVGIVTVDDVIDILEQETTEDIYALGGGVQSGGDNYFQTDLLTVARKRVVWLFVLLLTNTVTGTIIRSEEEILQKVVTLAAFIPLLTGTGGNVGAQSSTVVIRGMNTDEIKTLGSLQVIVREAIAGALLGTMLGSITTVWSYFLQGSWLVAIAVGISLVAISVLASVSGSALPFLFRLLGLDPALMSAPFITTAVDVLGVLIYFNLARVILQI
- a CDS encoding M20 family metallopeptidase encodes the protein MLSRIKELATELAPRLIEIRRHIHIHPELSGQEYQTAAFVAGVLSSFGIHVQEGVGKTGVVGEVQGGGRDPRLLAIRTDMDALPIQERTGLEYASRTPGIMHACGHDVHTTVGLGTAMVLSRIAEELPGNTRFLFQPAEEIAQGANWMVADGVMEGVSAIFSLHVFPSIPAGSVGIRYGALTAAADELEIIIIGESGHGARPHEAIDAIWIAAQVITTLQQAISRTQNPLHPIVLTIGQIQGGRAPNVIADQVKLLGTVRSLHPETRAKLPHWISQMVANVCQSYGARCEVKYNLGVPGVNNDLSLAQLMQTAAEEAWGSDRVQILPEPSLGAEDFSVYLEKAPGVMFRLGVGYPDRSVNYPLHHPQFEVDETAIVTGVVTLAYTAWKYWQHNNGFSED
- a CDS encoding pentapeptide repeat-containing protein; the protein is MKLTLFSVAILLTPMWFAAAAQAYSPQDLEQLKQTRACPRCDLSDAPLSQLNLSGANLRGANLTRANLSQSNLTGADLSGANLDVADLRGANLTNATLTGVNLRTANLENANLTFAGFIAANLEGASLRGARMLITNFRGAKFRLTTMPNGVVTPDRRYW